The genomic region TAACTTCTTATTTTCTATCTTGAGGTCATTTATTTGCTctttaaataattgtttaaacaTAGAATGTTGGACGCTAAGCTCTCGAGTTTGTTGTTGACGTCATTTTTTAAGCTAGCAATTAGCCTACTTCCTATTATGAGTAAGATATTCGAAAAGCTGCTCATTGAGAGAATAAAACCAATTATTGACCAACACAAAGTGATCTCTGACCATCAAATCAAGTTAAAACTAGTGCTTCCAAACAATATATGTAAACTACTGGTGGAAAAGGATCTCGGATCTCTTCTATATCTTGGAAGCTTCCCTCAATATACAGGAAGTGGAGAAGAGTGAGTTGGAGGAAATATCCAACCCCGAGAAGGTACTGAAACCAGATGCTGAAGGTATAAATAAACCTCTACAATAGTAAGAACGCctcagccgagctcctgctcaacaTAGAGGGAGTCGGCTACGATGTGGCTCTAGTCCAGGAACCATGGATAACATCGGACAACATAGTCTTCGATTGCATAGTATAAGGTAATAACagcgataatggttaaaaaaaagtatatattctTATATTGATCATAATGTCTCTTCAGACGATCTGACAGTTGTGGCACTAGAGGGCTGCAAAGATGAGACGCTACTCTTTGGGTCTTGCTATATACCACACGACGAAGAAGCTCCACAGAACTTCggaagctggtagaaacagctGCCAGAAAGAAGCACGCTCTGGTGGTAGGAACTGACGCAAACGCACATAACACGGTCTGGGGTGGTGCGGACATAAATGAGTgaggtgagtcactatttaactatattcttcagaggagcctagaaatagctaatagaggCGAAGAACCAATTTATGTTGGACCAACCTCGAaaaatggccgccgtagccgaatgggttggtgcgtgatcaccattcggaattcactgagaggtcgttggctcgaatctcggtgaaagcaaaattaataaaaacatttttcttatagcggtcgcccctcggcaggcaatggcaaacctccgagtgtatttctgccatgaaaaagctcctcataaaaatatctgccgttcggagtcggcttgaaactgtaggtccctccatttgtggaacaacaccaagacgcacaccacaaataggaggaggagctcggccaaacacctaacagaagtgtacgcgccaattatttattttttttttaacctcgaAAAATGTACTTGATTTAAGACTCTACACAAGCAAGGATGTTATGGGGCAGGAATGGGAAGTGTTGAGTAGACCTTCtttctctgatcacagataaATAAACGTACAGGTTATATTCcgctcaaaaaattaaaagatatcCTTTAGAAACTctaagaatacgaactgggacctatataggtatataccataaaaaaaaacaatgaaacaaCGGAAATACAGGTCACACGTTGCACTTGAGAAAAGGGTTGCAACTACTCTCGTTAAAGCCTACAAAAGATCCTGCCCCCCAACATGTAAagacgcaaggtgaagcctccttggtggaaccaGGATTTAGAGCACAAAGGCGTAGGGGACATAAATTCTATAAGTTAGCCAAAGTTActgacaatgagttctgttggaaggAGTACaaggatctactaaaagtatacaagaaaaaaatgcgtagagccaagagagaatcttggaaagacttctgtagcagGATGGAGGACCCTAATGAAGTAGCTAGACTTAGGAAACTGCTATCCAAGAATCCatctatgccaagaacaatacgaaaaattaacggggagtgggctgacagttgtgaggactctctagaagaccaagtcagcacacattttccagggtgtgcggacactACAGACCTCGAACCTAGAAGAGATATTGTGCACGGCATCTCGACGAACGTATCAGGCCAGTCCAcggtcgcagttaccacttcggaattttgaaaaccacttttgcgcagtccttacactcacggtatcctctccgtgaacagggtttatttctgcagcagcagttgttgcatttttaactcttttataaaaaaatacaaaatatacctcttatacgcgttcgaagattccattttatttttcaacaacacgtgcttctatccgcgattaaaatcatttgttgaatgcacaatacatcaaagaaaatataaatagttccgttatattccgcgaataattttttgtatgcaaaaatcgtacaaaattgaaattatggctaaaatacgcacgaacttatggactgacctgatatttacggccgccgtagccgaatggattggtgcgtgattaccattcggaattcacagagaggtcgttgattcgaatctcggtgaaaacaccaaaattaagaaaaacatttttctaatagcggtcgcctctcggtaggcaatggcaaacctccgagtgtatttctgccatgaaaaagctcctcatgaaaatatctgccgttcggagtaggcttgaaactgtagatccctccatttgtggaacaacatcaagacgcacaccacaaataggaggaggagctcggccaaacacctaacagaagtgtacgcgccaattatttatttttttagtcgaattttaattcataatcATAAATGAGTTTTTGTGACAGTGACAGGTCCCTATCGGCAGCTTTATTGCGATGAGGCAAttctaaattatagaaaaaatcgtATAGCAAAGAAAATGCTTGTATAGAAACTACTTATTGTCACCAGCTATTTGATTTTCTTGTAACGATGCCCATGCTTCATTGGCGCAGTATATAAAGCACcactagaaaaaattattgccaATTTTAGTAGTCCTGCATTAATAAGTGTTTGTACGTCTTTTCAATAATCAGCGAGTCGAACCAGTGCTTTGTATGAGTCACCACGGTCCAGCAATCATACAGCCAGAACAAATTGtcgtaaaattttaaatgaattaaataaaaggacAACCGCGAATCAATAAATTAGCATACACGAATGTTCTATTTGCACCAATAGCTCAGCAAACGTAGAAAATCCTGAATTAAGTCCCAAATATCTACTcatcaaatataaaattcaacCAGACAGGgcatttgtataataaaaatagatacACCATAAATACGTTGAAGTATTTGCAAACACACGAATTAAACAATACAAACAAAACAAGTCATTTTGACGTTGTTCATATCTACAGCGAAAAACTCAGCTGCATTGTTGGCATCATAATAATAAACACCTTGATATGACGTTGTGGTATGGCACCTCTACTTTGAACTTAAGCAAAATATCaggcaaggcgaatttattacaggtgacagcaaacacatataagtaaaaccccacatgtatttgttgttgcgtttggtgcaagcatcatgtcaaaatcagcaagcaaatgtaaacatacgaatgtaaacataccaatacatacaaacaaagcatatcattttgacgtaagccatacctacggcgaaaaattcagctgggtgaatgctgtcaccttattaaatccaccttgatATCAGGCTAGTAACCCAGATCATGAATACCTCTAATATTTCATTCTACAATAGTATGCTTGTGGAAGATTTCAGACAAGCAGTTGACTAGCAATCATATATCTCAGCTGATTATACATGTTCAATTGTCAATAAGCAGCTATTCGTTGTTTGGTTATTTTGGTCGGCCAAACATtaaccatttttgtaatatttaaagcgTAAACGATATTGCCCCATATTTTAGCTctcgaaatatatttattaatatgttTTCGGGTTGTGCAACAAAATCAATTCATTTAGTGGTGAGTTACAATTGAAATGTAGGCCCGTCAAATATTATGGCTGCCTAATTAAATGCGGGATCGCTCATTATGTAATTTGAagcgcaaaaaaatattaaattttattaatatattacttCTGAATACAGCGCGGAGGCTTGCGTGCCCTTCATATGGGCACAGTCCGACGCAGCGATAATTTATTCGTGCATCGCGACACACCGGAGGACAACCCAAATATCAAATTCGAATTTACGCCAGAGAATAAGAAGGTCGGTTAATACTAGTGTTGTTGAAGTTTTTATCAACGACttcaaaatgtataatttttttcctaaagcgTGTTGAAGCTATTATCAGTATTTACCCTGAGGGTTACAAGCGGGCTGCCATGATCCCTCTGCTCGATTTAGCACAACGCCAATATGGTTGGTTGCCAATTTCAGCTATGCAAAAGGTTGCCGAAATCTTAGAAGTATCGCATATGCGCGTGTACGAAGTCGCTACGTTTTACACAATGTTTTTGCGTAAACCAACCGGTAAATACCACATTCAAGTGTGCACAACTACACCATGCTGGTTACGCGGCTCCGATGAAATAATGGAATGCTGCAAGGTGGGTATATGttgattaataaaaacttttttattaaaagtttcacaaaaaaatataaacagaaAACGTTGGGTGTTGAACCAGGTGAAATGACCAAGGATGGCATGTTTACGATTTCCGAAGTAGAGTGTTTAGGTGCATGCGTTAATGCTCCGATGGTGGCCATCAACGATGATTATTATGTAGGTGAAAATGTGATCACTTGCATTAttcgctttttaatttctttgtgtATTTGTTCTGCAGGAGGATTTAACCGTTAAGGATATGGAACAGATATTAGCTGATTTCAAAGCAGGCAAATCTTCACCACCTGGTCCACGCAGCGGTCGTTTTGCCAGCGAGCCTGCCGGCGAACCAAGTTCGCTAACTGAGGAACCAAAAGGGCCCGGATTCGGTTTACAACCAGCATTTTCGTAGAACTTTTTTGGAAACCCCTATATTTTTGTGCTTTGATCTTGAATAAATCCAAAATAACGCAAATAGTTGATTAACTAAATCAAGAAGTCTGACTTATCCTTTTTCAATAGTGCAAGCATATCGCCCACTTCTAAGTAGCTCAAAAGATGATACACTGAATCCacatgagaaaattaaaaatttaattgccacAGTTGTAATGCTGGCAACTTAATTGATGCCGAATTTGACATTTGACACAAGACTAATTAAATAAACCTAGCACTGCCAATCTACAACATTGGGAATTATGAGGGAGAATCTGAGTCCAAACTAATTGCATTACgacaaggtaacgacacatgagcaaggtaacggcaatgagcaaggtaacgacacattttttcgtgcgtgcagcctgttaaatcgaattataagacgttatcacgtcaaaagataTAAATATGAGGGCTCACTTATCTATTATTGAAGTCTCGAATAAACTTAGCTTTCATAGTACTATTAGAACTTTGTTATTTTTCCGAATTTTCCCAGTTAGAGGAACTTGACATGGATTACGTggcgccaattaaaaaaattcctaacATACCTGCCTTAGAGCtataatttaccaaaaataaatagtGTAACTTCGAAGCTCGTTGCtaacaaatcaaaattttttgattaataatttgtatCTTCGTTTTGGTGTGGGTATCCATGCTGGATGTTCACTATTACATACAGCGTTATatttatggttgttgttgttttaacaacaTTAACGCTCCCCATAAATGATCGGGAATGttactggagtgacagtccttggccgtagTGCCGACTGCCGTGGGAATGAACGTGATATTGACCTAACCATATAGTTGTCAGACACTTGTATCAACAGTTGTAGAGTATCGTATTCGTTTCCTCTTCCAAAACGTACGAAATAAGctacttttcttctttttatgttCCTCGAGGTTTACACCCTATTTGGAAATAAGTCATTTGATACTTTGTCAGTCCAGCTTATTCTCATAGTACCTAAGGCACATAAAGCAGGTAACAGCAGTAGATAAAGTTCTTGCTTTAGCTTTTTTCCCCCTAGAATATCAAAATCTATAAACTAAGACTCACAGGGTAACTTAAGCAGCAAACCATTTGACCAAATTAATATGGAGTAATGGAGCATatcaaactgctcagcaagcagttcctgctaggctgttaccgcaggtttcaccgcTGCAGACAACTGCtggagcctgagccgcctcccagacaCGTCAGGAGGCACCTCTTAAACTACGCCgccgaaatccaggacaaaaccgACAGAAATTTACTGGAACAGTCAGTGTTTAGACAgccaataaacgacattcaccgggagaccgtcaccaccttcttgaGCTCCCgtcttacagttttttttttcgttcgatACGAAATACTGCCACTTTGGGCAAAAGTTTAGTGTTCTAACTCCCAAAAATTCGTCCATTGTTGCGCGTCATAACAATTTCTTACACAATTGCATAGGAAAACGAAATGCGAgctaaatatttattgatacTAAAATATATGGGGccagaatttgctttttttgttatttttaaaagtaagttACAGTTAACATCGAAATtatcaaggaaaatatttatgGAAAACCCATTAATTTTACCTACGTATTCACCTTCACCCAAGGCCGATAAATTCAAGGTTGTACATAGTATTcgggcaaaatttttttaaattagaactGTCTAGGAAAAAAGAATAGAAGAATGTAATGaatcacaaatatataaaattagtttgtcGCGCATTCACAACAACATTCCGttttactttcaaaattaaGGGAGAGTTGAATAACAATCAACTATTCTAATCACACCACCTTCTACAGGTACGacatcaaaaaaatatcttcttAGCATTTGCAACACAGAGCAAacgtttataagtggtacaataATACTGATTTTATTACGTGCCTTGAAGAAGCTTCTAGTTGGTGTATacttaattattttctaaagaAATCAATTAACTTTGCCTACACATTTTTTACCTTACAACGatagaaacacatttttactcatttatatttattcttaaaaatGCTAGAACCATACAGATATTTGTAATTCtagaaattgtatttttagAATTGtgtaaccttttttttaagataaaataattttactcaaTTTGTATTGACCAACCGCTTAAGCCATGTCTttcttttaattgatttttgctATCAACACCTACAGCATGCCACGataatatgaaaaatacttaaattctcttttcattttAGTAATTCTTAGTGAGGAATCGTGGCAAGTCTGAatagaataaagaaaaagtgaggtttaataaaatctatctgtgaaaaatttgataTACAATTTAACCAAACAATctgtaaaagttaaaaaagtaatttctaaattgcagtaaaaaaaagttaaagcagCATGCGTAGGTATAGCCAGACCTGCAAAAACGATCATTTCGGGAAACAGAAACGCCGTagacatcaaaaaaaaaaaaaaaacaacgtcgACCAATTACAAATTACTCATCGCTATCGCCATAGTAAACTCtggaaaaaaaagttatcaataatatttaatagtttGAAATTATATCGGCACATGCCTCTTCTTTGAAACTGCACGCTTAGATTTGCGTCCGATCGGATTATGATAATTTGTACGCGGCGATGTTTCGTTAACGagcctttttgtcttttttggcTCTTCGCGAAGTTCTTTGAATGATACATTCTCTTGTGATTTCATGCGTTTCATGAATTTATCGATAATTTCGTCGCATGATAAATTCGCTTCAGGCTCCCATGTGTCATGTTTCGCTCCAAATCCCTTCCAACGTATACGAAATATACGTTGATTCTTCTCCTCGGCATAATCTATTATCTTATCAACTTCCCACTCTTTATTTGGGTCAGTCGACAATTGTCCTTTTGCTGGGCGTGCCTTCTTAGCAGCCACACCACTTTTTTTGTTCGATTTGCTGGGCGATTGCTAAAGATAATGTCATTACTTTAGAATAAGACATTTATACGTACTTT from Anastrepha obliqua isolate idAnaObli1 chromosome 2, idAnaObli1_1.0, whole genome shotgun sequence harbors:
- the LOC129239684 gene encoding NADH dehydrogenase [ubiquinone] flavoprotein 2, mitochondrial; this encodes MFSGCATKSIHLVRGGLRALHMGTVRRSDNLFVHRDTPEDNPNIKFEFTPENKKRVEAIISIYPEGYKRAAMIPLLDLAQRQYGWLPISAMQKVAEILEVSHMRVYEVATFYTMFLRKPTGKYHIQVCTTTPCWLRGSDEIMECCKKTLGVEPGEMTKDGMFTISEVECLGACVNAPMVAINDDYYEDLTVKDMEQILADFKAGKSSPPGPRSGRFASEPAGEPSSLTEEPKGPGFGLQPAFS